One Rosa chinensis cultivar Old Blush chromosome 5, RchiOBHm-V2, whole genome shotgun sequence genomic region harbors:
- the LOC112202100 gene encoding uncharacterized protein LOC112202100, protein MEPGREEFHPASQQYMPNSLSSMHSDMRSHNLNTSDIKPVHNYSITGEEFSLEFMLDRVNPRKPLHPNAVADPSYVELKGMLGISHGGFESGSDASMVAISERGPNQFERNSSYLHDDRNNYGSVQSVPRANSRVHGYASSGASDSSSMRMKVLCSFGGKILPRPSDGKLRYVGGDTRIIRIRKDITWQELIHKALSIYNQLHIIKYQLPGEELDALVSVSCDEDLQNMMEEWNELEDKEGPQKLRMFFFSFSDLEDQFGLHTVDGDSEVQYVVAVNGMDLGSRKNSSLHGLTSSAANHLDETNRHNIQKGTSSVAKDSIGIGAPVLTGKIISATTVQSSEPMLPSSSSAYEAYPHFQHGQVMHYGQNVQYPLHNGHAFPSQSHFGDAPISVPHHGIMNQGGGSIEGPTSGLREHSFEMPVKEVQPLRDGSVQQESDPEKLRPSRKEQSVPKPLYDGNLMNYPPVEEASKDERKYQEPENVASSIDSGKSMLVPNHSEVDHQSTSNNAFAPTYADPMSNGIDLGYLEPPVQPQRIYYSERIPREQAELLNRSSKSDDSHGAQFLVSHSRSDIIHQDPITGVKKLHDHANLPPRSEQQSSSTVNVDAQTVDDGLAQLQKYKEFADSICEMNAKLLQDADGELKPALPNSVDTKEIANRDKILKSDQETSCLKGSHKKLVVDDIAEAISEYPAVSQIPSVKHHEVSASNHSELNQAEATGKDPNTADNMGRAQVGISTPVQGDIIIDIEERFPRDFLSDIFSKAILSEGSPDVGLLQKDGAGLSLNMQNHDPKRWSYFQKLAQEGADQQDVSLMDQDLGFPSAIRNVEEEDSKSYHRTPLPTDGVPMAHMNSQPNFGEDISKETGLTKANYDHPQLKETESMQFDAMMENLRVPESDYEEGKFASRTAGLPPLNPSLGDFDISTLQLIKNEDLEQMKELGSGTFGTVYHGKWRGSDVAIKRLNKSCFTGRSSEQERLSIEFWREADILSKLHHPNVVAFYGVVQDGPGGTLATVTEYMVDGSLRHVLLRKDRYLDRRKRLIIAMDAAFGMEYLHSKNIVHFDLKCDNLLVNLKDPQRPICKVGDFGLSKIKRNTLVSGGVRGTLPWMAPELLNGSSTKVSEKVDIFSFGIVLWEILTGEEPYANMHYGAIIGGIVNNTLRPTIPSYCDPEWRTLMEQCWAPNPAARPSFTEIASCLRVMTTAASQTKAQGHKASK, encoded by the exons ATGGAACCTGGAAGGGAGGAATTCCATCCTGCATCCCAGCAATATATGCCGAACTCTCTGAGCAGCATGCATTCTGATATGAGGTCCCATAACCTTAATACTTCAGATATTAAACCTGTACATAATTACTCAATAACAGGTGAGGAGTTTTCTCTTGAATTTATGCTTGATCGAGTGAACCCCAGGAAGCCTTTGCATCCAAATGCTGTGGCTGATCCAAGTTATGTTGAACTGAAAGGAATGTTAGGAATCAGTCACGGAGGTTTTGAAAGTGGTTCAGATGCTTCAATGGTTGCTATATCTGAAAGAGGTCCAAACCAGTTTGAGAGAAACAGCTCATATTTACATGATGACAGAAATAACTATGGATCCGTTCAATCGGTACCACGAGCTAATAGTCGTGTTCATGGATATGCCTCATCTGGAGCCTCTGATAGCTCATCAATGAGAATGAAGGTTCTTTGTAGCTTTGGTGGTAAAATTTTACCCCGACCAAGTGATGGGAAACTCAGGTATGTTGGAGGTGATACACGCATTATCCGTATTAGAAAGGACATTACCTGGCAGGAGCTTATACATAAAGCCTTATCAATTTATAACCAATTGCATATAATTAAATATCAGCTTCCAGGAGAGGAGCTTGATGCCTTGGTTTCTGTATCTTGTGATGAGGATCTGCAGAATATGATGGAGGAATGGAACGAACTAGAAGATAAAGAGGGGCCGCAGAAGCTTAGAatgttttttttctccttcagTGATTTGGAGGATCAGTTTGGTCTGCACACTGTGGATGGTGACTCTGAGGTTCAGTATGTAGTTGCTGTCAATGGCATGGACCTGGGATCAAGAAAAAACTCGAGCCTACATGGTTTGACAAGCTCGGCAGCTAATCATTTAGATGAGACAAATAGACACAATATTCAGAAGGGAACAAGTAGTGTTGCGAAAGACTCAATAGGGATAGGTGCTCCAGTTTTGACTGGCAAAATCATTTCAGCGACAACTGTTCAATCTTCTGAACCTATGCTGCCAAGCTCTTCAAGTGCATATGAAGCTTATCCTCATTTTCAACATGGGCAGGTTATGCATTATGGACAAAATGTGCAGTACCCATTGCACAATGGCCATGCCTTTCCAAGTCAATCCCATTTTGGAGACGCTCCTATTTCAGTGCCTCATCATGGTATTATGAATCAAGGAGGAGGTTCAATTGAAGGGCCGACCAGTGGCTTGAGAGAGCATAGTTTTGAGATGCCAGTGAAGGAGGTACAACCATTACGTGATGGTTCAGTCCAGCAAGAGAGTGACCCTGAAAAACTTCGCCCCTCAAGGAAAGAGCAATCTGTCCCCAAACCACTGTATGATGGTAATTTGATGAACTACCCTCCTGTTGAAGAAGCATCAAAAGATGAAAGAAAGTACCAGGAACCTGAAAATGTTGCTTCATCAATTGATTCCGGGAAGTCTATGCTGGTTCCCAATCATAGTGAAGTTGATCATCAGTCCACATCTAACAATGCATTTGCTCCTACTTATGCTGACCCAATGTCCAATGGAATTGATTTGGGGTACCTTGAGCCACCTGTGCAGCCTCAGAGAATCTACTACTCGGAAAGAATTCCCAGGGAGCAGGCAGAGTTGCTGAATCGATCGTCAAAGTCTGATGATTCGCATGGTGCTCAGTTTCTCGTATCTCATTCACGCTCTGATATCATTCACCAGGATCCAATTACAGGAGTTAAGAAATTGCATGATCATGCAAACCTTCCTCCCAGGTCTGAACAACAATCCTCCTCAACTGTAAATGTGGATGCTCAAACTGTTGATGACGGACTTGCTCAACTGCAGAAGTACAAAGAGTTTGCTGATTCAATTTGTGAGATGAATGCTAAGCTTTTGCAAGATGCAGATGGTGAATTAAAGCCAGCATTGCCAAACTCTGTGGATACTAAAGAGATCGCAAACAGGGATAAGATCCTTAAATCTGACCAAGAAACAAGCTGCCTCAAAGGTAGCCATAAGAAACTTGTGGTTGATGACATTGCAGAAGCTATATCAGAGTATCCGGCTGTAAGTCAGATACCTTCTGTGAAGCACCATGAGGTTTCTGCATCTAATCATTCAGAGCTTAATCAGGCCGAGGCCACTGGCAAGGATCCAAATACTGCTGACAATATGGGCCGTGCACAAGTTGGTATATCTACTCCAGTGCAGGGAGACATAATTATTGATATCGAAGAACGATTTCCTCGTGATTTCCTGTCTGATATCTTCTCCAAGGCAATACTTTCTGAAGGCTCCCCTGATGTTGGTTTACTGCAGAAGGATGGAGCTGGTTTGAGCTTAAATATGCAAAATCATGATCCTAAGCGCTGGTCTTATTTCCAAAAGTTGGCTCAAGAAGGGGCTGATCAACAAGATGTTTCTCTTATGGACCAGGATCTTGGTTTTCCTTCTGCAATTAGaaatgttgaagaagaagatagtaaATCTTATCATCGTACACCTTTACCAACAGATGGAGTTCCAATGGCCCATATGAATTCTCAGCCTAATTTTGGAGAAGATATTAGCAAAGAAACTGGACTGACTAAAGCTAATTATGATCATCCGCAACTGAAGGAAACTGAAAGTATGCAGTTTGACGCCATGATGGAAAACTTACGAGTGCCAGAATCAGATTATGAG GAAGGAAAGTTTGCAAGTAGAACCGCTGGTTTACCTCCTTTAAATCCTTCACTGGGAGATTTTGATATCAGTACCTTGCAG TTGATAAAGAATGAAGATCTAGAACAGATGAAAGAACTGGGTTCTGGCACCTTTGGGACTGTGTATCATGGAAAATGGAGGGGGAGTGATgttgccattaaaagactaaaTAAGAGCTGCTTCACTGGGAGATCATCAGAGCAAGAGAGACTG TCTATAGAGTTCTGGCGGGAAGCTGACATTCTTTCAAAGCTACACCATCCAAATGTGGTGGCATTTTATGGTGTAGTGCAAGATGGGCCAGGGGGGACACTAGCTACCGTAACTGAATACATGGTTGATGGTTCTCTTAGGCATGTCTTACTTCGAAAAGATAG GTATCTTGATCGTCGCAAGCGATTAATAATTGCCATGGATGCAGCATTTGGAATGGAATATTTGCACTCAAAGAATATTGTTCATTTTGACCTGAAGTGTGACAACTTATTGGTGAACCTAAAAGATCCTCAACGGCCAATTTGCAAG GTCGGTGATTTTGGCCTTTCAAAGATTAAGCGAAATACCCTGGTTTCTGGTGGTGTACGTGGAACATTACCATGGATGGCTCCAGAGTTGCTGAACGGAAGCAGCACTAAGGTCTCCGAAAAG GTGGATATTTTCTCCTTTGGTATTGTCTTATGGGAGATTCTCACCGGAGAGGAGCCGTATGCCAACATGCACTATGGAGCAATTATAG GCGGTATTGTGAACAACACATTGAGACCCACCATTCCAAGTTACTGTGATCCAGAATGGAGAACGCTTATGGAGCAGTGTTGGGCTCCTAATCCT